The sequence below is a genomic window from Planctomycetia bacterium.
ATTAAGTGGCCGGAGCAGACTGGTGATCCGCCTGCCCGGCCCTCACAACAACCTTGTCGGAGGTTGCCATGTTTCGGCTCTTACTCGGTGTTGCGTGTTGCGCGGTCTTTGCCAATTCGGCCAATGGGACATGGTTTACGTTTGACGGGCCTGATCGGATGCTAGGGCCAACGATGTCCGTCGTCGATGGGAAGCTGACGAATATCGGTGCTGACGGGCAGACGCACATTCTTGAGTTCTATAGCGGCTTCTTTGGCTCTCGTGGGTCATGGCCCGACTGCGACTTTCCGCACCCGATCTACGAGCTGCTGCTTGGCACTGAAACGCCCGAACAGTTGGTGAACGTCACGACGTGGGATTCCAGCTGCGTCTTTGATCCTGAACGTGATCCGCTCTTGGATCGGCATTTCACCGCGGGACCGGGTCGGCTGTCTAATCTGGGGTCGGGCTTCAAACTCGTGCCGCAATTGCGAAACGACGGCAGCTATCGGGTGATTTCTATCGACAACGTGTTGGTCCCCGAACCTTCCTCCATCGCAATACTCGGCGTTGCCATCACGGGCGCGTTCATCACGCGACGTTTTCGTACACGATGAACCGATGCACGTCCGTATGCCAGGAACCGTTGCTGAACTCGACGTAGCCTGGCACTTGCCAGTCGCCAGCTTGATCCAGGTCGCCGTCAACGGTCAGATATTCGAGCGTAGCGGCGTTACGTCGCGTCGGACTGGACGGCCGACTGGCTTTATCGTGAAGCCGTGTTCATCCTGAATCATTGGGCTCAGGCGGACTTCGGCCGCGAATACGCCACACGACGACAGATTCAGCGATCGTGACTTTTTGGCCACGAAGAACTCTTGTGACGAGGGTTGAGTGCAGGGTAGTTTTGGTGAGGCCGCTTGGCGTCCTACTTTCTTGGCGGAAGCGGATGGCATGCTGCTCGAACCGGTGTCCGTCATTCGTTCCGGATAGGATCCACATAGATGCTCGTCGAATTGTTGCATATTGTCACCGCTGATGGATTGCGTCTGGACGGCGTGCTGATGCCGGCGAGCGGCGTCGGCGCCGACTTTGGCCTGGATTGCTTGCTCTGCGTGCATGGCACTGGAAGCTACTTTTATGCCTCGGCGTTCTTCAACGGCCTGACGCCCCATTTGCTGGAAGCTGGCTTGCCCTTAGTGCGGGTGAACACGCGCGGGCACGACCTGATCGCCACGAGCGCCGGCAAGATTCACGGATCGGCGTACGAACGCGTGTCCGACTGCGTGCTCGACTTCCAGGCCTGGCTGGGATTGCTGGCCGAGCGCGGATTTCGTCGCATCGGCCTGCTGGGACACAGCCTGGGAGCACTCAAAGGCATCTATGCAATCGCGCACCAAGGATTGCCTGGCGTTTTACGCCTGCTGGCGATT
It includes:
- a CDS encoding PEP-CTERM sorting domain-containing protein, producing the protein MSVVDGKLTNIGADGQTHILEFYSGFFGSRGSWPDCDFPHPIYELLLGTETPEQLVNVTTWDSSCVFDPERDPLLDRHFTAGPGRLSNLGSGFKLVPQLRNDGSYRVISIDNVLVPEPSSIAILGVAITGAFITRRFRTR
- a CDS encoding alpha/beta fold hydrolase, with the protein product MLVELLHIVTADGLRLDGVLMPASGVGADFGLDCLLCVHGTGSYFYASAFFNGLTPHLLEAGLPLVRVNTRGHDLIATSAGKIHGSAYERVSDCVLDFQAWLGLLAERGFRRIGLLGHSLGALKGIYAIAHQGLPGVLRLLAISPPWLSHARFSAGRKSELFRSTLSEAQHHVAAGRGEALMEVLFPLPYVVTAAGYVDKYGPDEQYEVPRLLRQVTTPTLVTFGTNELGEGGPFAGLPEEIERLKAAGETAADVRVLAGANHQYLGCGTELAGQLLHWLKATPA